The Microbacterium sp. LWH7-1.2 genome window below encodes:
- a CDS encoding ABC transporter permease, with protein MTTTMSMKTVGGSVGSPRPSAFLYRNAMLILLGVLVVAAACVYPNFLTPANISLILVQNAGLGVIAIAMTFLMVTGAFDLSVVPVFVGGGAVYAVLSSTVHWSIALLAALAVGATAGLVNGIVVTRFKVNSFIATLATASVYSGIAVALMGTNIINIQSPSARYLGTGTVAGVPMPIVILVALFVIGQLVLGLTPYGRRLMSIGGSEEASRLAGLRVNGLRLSAYLIVGASAAFAGVLFASKLGAIQSTQLNSSADLLLNAIAVVVVGGTSLYGGEGSVWRTAIGLIVFAVLDNVLAGINAGQPAVAITKGCVIILAVITDAQARKRSG; from the coding sequence ATGACAACCACGATGAGCATGAAGACGGTCGGCGGCTCCGTGGGGAGTCCACGCCCATCCGCGTTCCTCTACCGGAACGCGATGTTGATCCTCCTCGGCGTGCTCGTGGTGGCGGCAGCCTGCGTCTACCCGAATTTCCTGACGCCGGCCAACATCAGCCTCATCCTGGTCCAGAACGCCGGGCTCGGAGTGATCGCGATCGCGATGACGTTCCTGATGGTGACGGGTGCGTTCGACCTTTCCGTCGTGCCGGTCTTCGTCGGGGGTGGAGCCGTCTACGCGGTGCTCTCCAGCACTGTCCATTGGAGCATCGCTCTCCTGGCCGCGCTCGCAGTCGGCGCGACGGCGGGACTCGTGAACGGCATAGTCGTCACGCGATTCAAGGTGAACTCATTCATCGCGACCCTCGCGACAGCGTCGGTCTACAGCGGGATCGCCGTCGCACTCATGGGTACCAACATCATCAACATCCAGTCGCCGAGCGCGCGATACCTCGGCACCGGGACGGTGGCAGGGGTCCCCATGCCCATCGTCATCCTGGTCGCCCTCTTCGTGATCGGGCAGCTCGTGCTCGGGCTCACTCCGTACGGTCGGCGTCTCATGTCGATCGGCGGCAGCGAAGAGGCGTCCCGGCTCGCTGGACTGCGGGTGAACGGTCTGCGGCTGAGCGCGTACCTCATCGTCGGAGCGAGCGCGGCGTTCGCAGGAGTGCTCTTCGCGAGCAAGCTCGGTGCGATCCAGTCGACTCAGCTGAATTCGTCCGCCGACCTCCTGCTCAACGCCATCGCAGTGGTCGTTGTCGGCGGAACCTCGCTCTACGGGGGCGAGGGTTCGGTGTGGCGGACGGCCATCGGCCTCATCGTCTTCGCGGTGCTCGACAACGTGCTCGCAGGCATCAACGCGGGTCAGCCCGCGGTCGCTATCACGAAGGGATGCGTGATCATCCTCGCGGTCATCACCGACGCTCAGGCGCGGAAGCGATCGGGCTAA
- a CDS encoding NAD(P)/FAD-dependent oxidoreductase produces MTIAAPLEKSAASNDPGDVLADWLEALENALRGGSTEALARLFLPDATWRDFLAFEWDHSNRIGREALVERLAEWSTKWHASGFVPDEGQAPVVIDGAVNAFFRFRTDERSNRAFVVLVQSDEGYAAAVLQTQLDALERFPERSRHHRRDGKVYEVVPGRTRWADDRAKESSFTDSEPVVVVIGGGHNGLAQAARLTALGVPTLVIEKNERIGDNWRKRYSALALHSPIFADDQPYIPFPDTWTAHTPKDKLADWMESYAKLLDLNVWTGTEFLDADYDEDAQRWNLRTRLADGSFRELHPRHVVITTGLNGPPRIPEVRGLDTFTGEWAHTGEYQHASRWAGKRAIVIGAGVSAHELAQDLWEQGADVTMLQRSSTYVISLEATFKYMYGLYTQDKIWTKDYTDQVAFSLPNRSPAALAGLQNIVAAAAEHDRELLDGLTANGFKLEWGPDKTGVIGLHMSGKDGYQFDLGGSRLIAEGKIKVKQGVELVEVDGETLIFSDGSRDRADLILFATGYVQFWDYLKTRFGKAAEKIDRIYVPTDDQGEYPNAWRRSAQPGLWFGPGFVQSSSFFSKWPAFLIKAIEEGIIPRDPDASA; encoded by the coding sequence ATGACGATCGCAGCCCCCCTCGAAAAAAGCGCCGCGAGCAACGATCCGGGCGACGTGCTCGCCGACTGGCTCGAAGCCCTCGAGAACGCCCTGCGCGGCGGATCCACCGAGGCGCTCGCCCGGCTCTTCCTGCCCGACGCCACCTGGCGCGACTTCCTCGCGTTCGAGTGGGACCACTCCAACCGCATCGGCCGCGAGGCGCTCGTGGAACGCCTGGCCGAGTGGAGCACGAAATGGCACGCCTCGGGTTTCGTCCCCGACGAGGGTCAGGCTCCGGTCGTCATCGACGGCGCGGTCAACGCCTTCTTCCGATTCCGGACCGACGAGCGCTCGAACCGGGCCTTCGTCGTTCTCGTGCAGTCCGATGAGGGCTACGCGGCCGCTGTGCTTCAGACGCAGCTCGACGCACTAGAGCGGTTCCCGGAGCGGAGCCGCCACCACCGCAGAGACGGCAAGGTCTATGAAGTCGTCCCCGGCCGCACCCGATGGGCGGACGATCGGGCGAAGGAATCCTCTTTTACCGATTCAGAGCCCGTGGTCGTCGTCATCGGCGGCGGCCATAACGGCCTGGCGCAGGCAGCGAGGCTCACGGCACTAGGTGTGCCCACGCTTGTGATCGAGAAGAACGAGCGGATCGGCGACAACTGGCGCAAGCGCTATTCCGCGCTGGCGCTTCACAGCCCGATCTTCGCCGACGATCAGCCCTACATCCCCTTCCCCGACACCTGGACGGCGCACACCCCGAAGGACAAGCTCGCCGATTGGATGGAGTCGTACGCGAAGCTCCTGGATCTGAACGTATGGACGGGCACGGAGTTCCTCGACGCCGATTACGACGAGGACGCGCAGCGGTGGAACCTGCGCACACGTCTCGCAGACGGCTCCTTCCGTGAGCTGCACCCGCGCCATGTGGTCATCACCACCGGTTTGAACGGACCCCCTCGCATCCCGGAGGTGAGGGGCCTGGACACGTTCACGGGCGAGTGGGCGCACACGGGCGAGTATCAGCACGCGTCCCGGTGGGCGGGCAAGAGGGCGATCGTCATCGGCGCAGGCGTGAGCGCACACGAGCTGGCACAGGACCTCTGGGAGCAGGGCGCAGATGTGACGATGCTCCAGCGGTCCTCGACCTACGTCATCAGCCTGGAGGCGACGTTCAAGTACATGTACGGCCTGTACACGCAGGACAAGATCTGGACGAAGGACTACACGGATCAGGTCGCCTTCTCGCTTCCAAATCGCTCTCCTGCCGCTCTGGCAGGGCTGCAGAACATCGTTGCTGCGGCAGCCGAGCACGACCGGGAACTGCTGGACGGACTGACGGCGAACGGATTCAAGCTCGAGTGGGGCCCGGACAAGACCGGCGTGATCGGCCTGCACATGTCCGGCAAAGACGGATACCAGTTCGACCTCGGCGGATCGAGGTTGATCGCGGAGGGAAAGATCAAGGTCAAGCAGGGAGTGGAACTGGTGGAGGTCGACGGTGAGACTCTGATCTTCAGCGACGGTTCACGCGATCGCGCTGATCTGATCCTCTTCGCCACCGGATACGTGCAGTTCTGGGACTACCTGAAGACGCGGTTCGGCAAGGCCGCCGAGAAGATCGACCGAATCTACGTGCCGACAGACGATCAGGGTGAGTACCCGAACGCGTGGCGCCGCAGCGCGCAGCCGGGCCTCTGGTTCGGGCCCGGTTTCGTCCAGTCGTCGAGCTTCTTCTCGAAATGGCCGGCCTTCCTGATCAAGGCGATCGAGGAAGGCATCATCCCCCGCGATCCCGACGCGTCGGCCTGA
- a CDS encoding CoA transferase has protein sequence MTELAGVWGGRREGPLSGIRVLDLGQYIAGPMTAMLLADQGADVVRIERPGGPRWRSPANTALLRNRTTLELDLKGDGGPTLIELSREADVLIENFRPGVMARLGLGHEYLLEEAPQLVYCSLPGFGSNDPRAGVPGWEGPVMASAGAYASPDTGSMYADAQAPDDAPPMASDVPLASVFAAIHGALSISAGLLARERDGHGQWIEVPLHDSLFEASGSRAMTFERNPPPFTSFGSGVYVCEDGRHVTFLANWHRHLLWFLTAAGRDDWIDDGSVDYELLWTDASAGDRLRDRLVELFRERPAGEWERIGRAAGCTIAMVRSTAEWLEEPATIRSGAVVRTADPEGGEVSVPGIAVASRASQVPAQESSARAAAATGPDERPPLDGVRVLEMSLVVAAPTTGRLLAELGADVIRIGADPATSRAIFPEPLMHVQLNRGKRTAIVDLKTESGQEWLRGLVPSCDAAIQNFTMGTAERLGVDPESLRGLRPDIVTLYLNAFGTTGPWAAHRGFAEIANVASGLTDHVLDGTMPASGSSPIIDRPRWFFTDYAAGALGAFGVVLGLLQRARSGVGADLSTSLFSATALEQITWIAGHRAAVDAEPGEQSVRGVHRTADGWISVHCPAESLARVRAEFGADAAADPARTLGEAVLHLDRSAACDLVVRLGGGAQPVLSLSDVMAPDGLAAARGLRIAALTADHGVVTFAGPVARFSRTRMVVAELPAPFGSDTDSLEREFGCQMRPHG, from the coding sequence ATGACGGAGCTCGCAGGCGTCTGGGGCGGAAGGCGCGAGGGTCCTCTCTCGGGGATCCGCGTGCTCGACCTCGGTCAGTACATCGCCGGCCCCATGACGGCGATGCTGCTCGCCGATCAGGGCGCCGACGTCGTTCGCATCGAGCGACCGGGGGGTCCGCGGTGGCGCTCGCCCGCGAATACCGCGCTTCTGCGGAATCGCACCACGCTCGAGCTGGACCTCAAGGGGGACGGAGGGCCGACGCTGATCGAACTCTCGCGCGAGGCCGATGTGCTCATTGAGAACTTCCGGCCGGGAGTCATGGCGAGACTCGGCTTGGGACACGAGTATCTGCTCGAGGAGGCGCCGCAGCTCGTGTACTGCTCGCTTCCGGGTTTCGGCAGCAACGACCCTCGGGCCGGGGTGCCCGGCTGGGAGGGCCCGGTAATGGCTTCCGCAGGAGCGTACGCCTCGCCGGACACAGGAAGCATGTATGCGGATGCGCAAGCCCCCGATGATGCTCCCCCGATGGCGTCGGATGTGCCGCTGGCATCCGTCTTCGCGGCGATCCACGGTGCGCTCTCCATCTCGGCGGGACTCCTGGCCCGCGAGCGGGACGGCCACGGCCAATGGATCGAGGTGCCACTCCACGATTCGCTCTTCGAGGCCAGCGGCTCGCGGGCGATGACCTTCGAACGGAATCCTCCGCCGTTCACGAGCTTCGGAAGCGGCGTCTACGTGTGCGAGGACGGACGACACGTCACCTTCCTCGCCAACTGGCATCGCCACCTTCTGTGGTTCCTGACGGCGGCGGGGCGTGATGACTGGATCGACGACGGCAGCGTCGACTACGAGCTCCTTTGGACGGATGCCTCGGCCGGAGACCGCCTCCGGGACAGACTCGTCGAACTTTTCCGTGAGCGACCCGCCGGCGAGTGGGAACGCATCGGCCGGGCAGCCGGATGCACCATCGCGATGGTCCGCTCGACGGCGGAGTGGCTCGAAGAGCCGGCCACCATCCGGTCCGGCGCCGTCGTGCGCACCGCGGACCCCGAAGGAGGGGAGGTCAGTGTCCCGGGGATCGCCGTGGCCTCGCGGGCCTCGCAGGTGCCCGCACAGGAGTCATCCGCACGGGCGGCGGCAGCGACGGGGCCTGACGAGCGGCCGCCGCTGGACGGCGTTCGAGTCCTCGAGATGTCGCTCGTCGTCGCGGCCCCGACGACCGGGAGGCTGCTCGCGGAACTGGGGGCGGACGTCATCCGCATCGGGGCTGACCCTGCCACCAGCCGTGCGATCTTCCCCGAACCGCTCATGCACGTGCAGCTGAACCGGGGCAAGCGCACGGCGATCGTCGATCTGAAGACCGAGAGCGGTCAGGAATGGCTTCGCGGCCTCGTTCCCTCGTGCGATGCCGCGATCCAGAACTTCACGATGGGGACGGCGGAGCGTCTCGGAGTGGATCCGGAGTCGCTGAGAGGTCTGCGCCCGGACATCGTCACCCTCTACCTCAACGCGTTCGGGACGACGGGACCATGGGCGGCGCATCGCGGATTCGCCGAGATCGCGAACGTCGCAAGCGGCCTCACCGATCACGTGCTCGACGGCACCATGCCCGCGAGCGGATCGTCGCCGATCATCGACCGGCCCCGCTGGTTCTTCACGGACTACGCCGCCGGCGCACTGGGCGCCTTCGGTGTCGTGCTCGGCCTGCTTCAGCGAGCGCGGTCAGGAGTGGGCGCGGACCTGAGCACCTCGCTGTTCAGCGCGACCGCACTGGAGCAGATCACGTGGATCGCCGGTCATCGCGCGGCCGTCGACGCCGAGCCGGGAGAGCAGTCGGTGCGGGGAGTGCACCGGACCGCGGACGGATGGATCTCCGTCCACTGCCCCGCCGAATCGCTTGCTCGGGTCAGAGCGGAGTTCGGCGCGGATGCGGCCGCTGACCCCGCGCGCACGCTCGGTGAGGCGGTTTTACACCTCGACCGTTCAGCCGCCTGCGATCTCGTCGTCCGGCTGGGAGGTGGTGCGCAGCCCGTGCTGTCTCTCAGTGACGTGATGGCGCCGGACGGGCTCGCCGCCGCACGCGGGCTCCGCATCGCCGCCCTCACAGCCGATCACGGTGTGGTGACCTTCGCAGGACCTGTGGCTCGGTTCTCTCGAACGCGGATGGTGGTGGCAGAGCTCCCCGCACCTTTCGGTTCGGACACCGACAGCCTGGAGCGTGAGTTCGGGTGCCAGATGCGTCCGCACGGTTGA
- a CDS encoding cyclase family protein, with amino-acid sequence MPETTAPKKNWGRWGADDERGALNLIDDTKRASDYEVLRTGKIYSLGLPIQRSGVPVFEYRGPAQRLTLASQTDGAFWESFGEAMDIPTDGAGGNEDLLIFGTHSGTHLDALCHVYHDDHMYNGFETSTFGSYGGAARNSIHQVDGVAGRAVMLDVAAHLGVPWLDPMFRITDDVLEEVREAQGTSIRPGDILLVRTGWIDSFYDSLANGTELSAAQAGIDQSAVDFIDRYDIALVGSDNGAVECLPCDETLLSVHVKLLVHRGINLLEFADLRGMAADGVHECFLVIAPMKVVGGTGSPVNPIAIA; translated from the coding sequence ATGCCAGAGACGACCGCACCCAAGAAGAACTGGGGTCGCTGGGGGGCCGACGACGAGCGCGGCGCGCTCAACCTCATCGACGACACCAAGCGCGCATCCGACTACGAGGTGCTGCGGACGGGGAAGATCTACTCCCTCGGCCTGCCCATTCAGCGCAGCGGAGTCCCCGTCTTCGAGTACCGCGGACCGGCACAGCGGCTGACGCTGGCGTCGCAGACGGATGGCGCGTTCTGGGAGAGCTTCGGCGAGGCGATGGACATCCCGACCGATGGCGCGGGAGGCAACGAGGACCTTCTGATCTTCGGCACGCACAGCGGGACGCACCTCGACGCGCTATGCCATGTGTATCACGACGACCACATGTACAACGGCTTCGAGACCTCGACGTTCGGCTCCTACGGCGGAGCTGCCCGCAACTCGATACACCAGGTCGACGGCGTGGCGGGTCGTGCGGTCATGCTCGACGTCGCCGCGCACCTCGGCGTCCCCTGGCTGGACCCGATGTTCCGCATTACCGACGACGTGCTCGAAGAGGTCCGCGAGGCGCAGGGAACATCGATCCGGCCGGGCGACATCCTGCTCGTCCGGACAGGGTGGATCGACTCGTTCTACGACTCGCTCGCCAATGGCACCGAACTGTCGGCCGCACAGGCAGGCATCGACCAGAGCGCCGTGGACTTCATCGACCGATACGACATCGCGCTCGTCGGCAGCGACAACGGCGCCGTCGAATGCCTCCCCTGCGACGAAACGCTCCTCTCCGTCCATGTGAAGCTGCTCGTCCACCGCGGGATCAACCTGCTCGAGTTCGCCGATCTTCGAGGGATGGCTGCCGACGGCGTTCATGAGTGCTTCCTCGTCATCGCCCCGATGAAGGTCGTGGGCGGGACGGGCAGCCCGGTCAACCCGATCGCGATCGCCTGA
- a CDS encoding SDR family oxidoreductase, whose translation MAARATAAPVAIITGASSGIGRATGELLAQRGWSIVVADVDAGGLATPAWPQGEVETFTGDLADPREAQALISAAKERFGRIDALINSHGVTRAEDSRVADTPDALFEQILSVNLASFFYTCKYALPELSLSDQGAIVNLASAAALGAPGGPAYTASKSGIVGLSRVIARQYAEVPVRCNVVCPGPTDTPMYATTLRKWGLSEYTPPPGTIQRLASPTEIAEVVAFLASPAAAFVTGATYSADGGQTLY comes from the coding sequence ATGGCCGCCAGGGCGACGGCTGCGCCTGTCGCGATCATCACGGGCGCCTCGTCAGGCATCGGCCGCGCGACCGGCGAACTGCTCGCCCAACGCGGGTGGTCGATCGTCGTGGCCGACGTCGATGCCGGCGGATTGGCGACACCTGCCTGGCCACAGGGTGAAGTCGAGACGTTCACGGGCGATCTGGCAGATCCTCGGGAGGCACAGGCTCTGATCTCCGCAGCGAAGGAGCGATTCGGTCGCATCGATGCCCTGATCAATTCGCACGGCGTCACGCGCGCGGAAGACAGCAGGGTGGCGGACACCCCGGATGCGCTGTTCGAGCAGATCCTGTCCGTGAACCTGGCCAGCTTCTTCTACACCTGCAAGTACGCCCTCCCCGAGTTGTCGCTGTCCGACCAGGGTGCGATCGTGAACCTCGCCTCGGCCGCCGCGCTGGGCGCCCCAGGGGGCCCGGCATACACGGCGAGCAAGAGCGGGATCGTCGGCCTGAGCCGAGTGATCGCCCGCCAGTACGCTGAAGTGCCCGTTCGCTGCAACGTCGTCTGCCCAGGGCCGACCGACACCCCCATGTACGCCACCACCCTGCGCAAATGGGGGCTCTCCGAGTACACACCGCCGCCGGGAACCATCCAGCGGCTCGCGTCTCCGACAGAGATCGCGGAGGTCGTCGCGTTCCTTGCGTCGCCCGCCGCAGCGTTCGTCACGGGCGCGACCTACTCAGCCGACGGCGGGCAGACTCTCTATTGA
- a CDS encoding GDSL-type esterase/lipase family protein — protein sequence MIITDPAPLFRGGIQLRPALGAPRLDTEDRRLPADTADTATIPAGMHLAFRSCDRRFVVHFDVGEPHPFSPPTRPDTFTLWLGDRVVASAVATAGSPAVLELEGEASVSDSAQEFVLHLPEALRPSIHAIESERAVEPVDDHPLVFAYGDSIVQGWSTSDPGLAWTARVGRMLGAEVCNLGFAGAARGEVAVAEQLAASPRPPAAVVLAFGTNAWTFPPTTRVAIAEALRIFLTTIRDAWPSTRIVFVSPIVRPDADDTPNRLGATLNDLREALESAAAEYADVALVRGLQIMTVDELVDGIHPGDEGHELLAQAIANAIGPLR from the coding sequence GTGATCATCACCGACCCCGCACCACTGTTCCGCGGCGGAATCCAACTCCGACCTGCACTCGGCGCGCCGCGCCTCGACACCGAGGACCGTCGGCTGCCCGCCGACACCGCCGACACCGCGACCATCCCCGCGGGCATGCACCTTGCGTTCCGTTCGTGTGACCGCCGCTTCGTCGTGCACTTCGACGTGGGCGAGCCCCACCCGTTCTCCCCGCCGACACGACCGGACACGTTCACCCTGTGGCTCGGCGATCGAGTGGTGGCCTCCGCAGTGGCGACAGCCGGATCACCGGCGGTTCTGGAGCTGGAGGGCGAGGCATCCGTATCCGATTCGGCCCAGGAGTTCGTCCTGCACCTCCCCGAGGCCCTCCGGCCTTCGATCCACGCAATCGAGAGCGAGCGTGCCGTTGAGCCGGTCGACGACCATCCCTTGGTCTTCGCGTACGGCGATTCGATAGTCCAAGGGTGGTCGACGAGCGATCCAGGACTGGCCTGGACCGCGCGGGTGGGCAGGATGCTGGGGGCCGAGGTGTGCAACCTGGGGTTCGCGGGCGCCGCCCGCGGCGAAGTGGCCGTGGCGGAACAGCTCGCCGCCTCGCCGCGCCCGCCTGCCGCGGTCGTCCTGGCATTCGGAACCAACGCGTGGACGTTCCCGCCTACCACTCGGGTCGCGATCGCCGAAGCCCTCCGGATCTTTCTGACGACCATCCGGGACGCCTGGCCGAGCACACGCATCGTGTTCGTCAGCCCGATCGTTCGGCCGGATGCCGATGACACGCCGAACCGGCTCGGTGCGACGCTGAATGACCTCCGGGAGGCCCTCGAATCGGCGGCGGCCGAGTACGCAGACGTCGCTCTCGTCAGGGGCCTGCAGATCATGACCGTCGATGAGCTGGTCGACGGGATTCACCCGGGGGACGAGGGTCACGAGCTCCTTGCACAGGCGATCGCGAACGCGATCGGACCGCTGCGCTGA
- a CDS encoding SCO6880 family protein, translating to MITNSHQAHQLRPVQFSRLPKRGVLLGLSLAQVVTLAIGLIAFTTAVYVGGGILFGLTSPVWATSLILSFVPLGGRKVIEWVPIALRWVWRSIGGQLRFRADVVRPRPAGTLALPGDAAALREWVDPETGAAMIQDPHAQTLTAVVSISHPAFVLLDSGEQERRVAGWGRVLATVCRSGRIARVQICERTVPSSGSGLAEWWTRHGSDDGSWPAVTYKELIERAGPAGERHATTISLALDTRAAARQIRAAGGGVKGAASVLRQEMTTFAAALRAADLTPSEWLTPGAVAVALRSAYDPAAAPALERHGDIGRSLATAGPVAVTESWDRLRTDSAHHAVLWVSEWPRSQVFPGFLSPLLLTSGIQRTFTLICTPVRADVAARDIRRKKVGLLADAAQRAKIGQIEDAARTAEYNDVVQQESDLAAGHGVLRYTGLVAVSASSVEELDAAVAAIEQAAVQAACETRRLVGQQAQSFTAAALPLCRNI from the coding sequence ATGATCACCAACTCTCATCAAGCACATCAGCTTCGGCCGGTGCAGTTCTCGCGATTGCCCAAGCGTGGCGTGCTGCTCGGCCTGTCGTTGGCCCAAGTCGTCACTCTCGCCATCGGGCTCATCGCGTTCACCACCGCGGTTTACGTGGGCGGCGGCATCCTCTTCGGCCTGACCTCGCCGGTCTGGGCGACCAGCCTGATTCTCTCGTTTGTCCCGCTCGGCGGCCGAAAGGTGATCGAGTGGGTTCCTATTGCCCTTCGCTGGGTGTGGCGAAGCATCGGCGGCCAGCTTCGGTTCCGGGCCGACGTCGTGCGCCCCCGCCCAGCCGGCACGCTCGCCCTCCCAGGAGACGCCGCGGCGCTGCGTGAGTGGGTGGACCCGGAGACGGGCGCGGCAATGATCCAAGACCCGCACGCCCAGACGCTGACCGCCGTGGTCAGCATCAGCCATCCCGCGTTCGTCCTGCTCGACAGCGGCGAGCAGGAACGACGTGTCGCGGGATGGGGCCGCGTGCTCGCAACCGTCTGCCGATCGGGCCGCATCGCCCGAGTGCAGATCTGCGAGCGCACGGTCCCCAGCTCAGGCAGCGGGCTCGCTGAATGGTGGACCCGGCACGGCAGTGACGATGGCAGCTGGCCCGCAGTGACATACAAGGAGCTCATCGAGCGCGCCGGACCCGCTGGCGAACGACATGCGACAACGATCTCTCTCGCACTCGACACGCGCGCCGCAGCTCGACAGATCCGCGCCGCGGGCGGCGGTGTGAAGGGAGCCGCCAGCGTCCTGCGCCAGGAGATGACGACCTTCGCCGCAGCGTTGCGCGCCGCGGACCTCACACCCTCAGAGTGGCTGACTCCGGGCGCGGTGGCCGTCGCCCTCCGCTCGGCCTATGACCCCGCCGCCGCACCGGCCCTGGAGCGCCACGGTGACATCGGCCGGTCTCTCGCCACGGCGGGCCCCGTTGCCGTCACCGAGTCGTGGGATCGTCTGCGAACTGACTCTGCACATCACGCCGTCCTCTGGGTCTCTGAGTGGCCGCGATCGCAGGTCTTTCCCGGATTCCTCTCTCCCCTGCTCCTGACCTCCGGCATCCAACGCACCTTCACACTTATCTGCACTCCGGTCCGCGCGGATGTCGCAGCGCGGGACATCCGGAGAAAGAAGGTCGGACTCCTCGCCGACGCCGCACAGCGCGCGAAGATCGGTCAGATCGAGGATGCCGCGCGCACCGCCGAATACAACGACGTCGTCCAGCAGGAGTCAGACCTCGCGGCGGGGCACGGCGTGCTGAGATACACCGGCCTCGTCGCCGTGTCTGCATCGTCGGTCGAGGAGCTCGACGCCGCTGTCGCCGCGATCGAGCAGGCCGCCGTGCAGGCAGCGTGCGAGACACGACGGCTCGTGGGGCAGCAAGCACAATCTTTTACCGCGGCTGCCCTCCCACTCTGCCGAAACATCTGA